A portion of the Osmia lignaria lignaria isolate PbOS001 chromosome 15, iyOsmLign1, whole genome shotgun sequence genome contains these proteins:
- the Ero1L gene encoding endoplasmic reticulum oxidoreductin-1-like protein, translating to MKIEPSENMFRTLILLTLLLPSIVYCNYFMTNNEKNDQCFCKLKGSIDDCSCSVDTVDYFNNMKIYPRLQSLLVRDYFRFYKVNLKQECPFWTDDSKCAMRYCHVQPCQDEDIPDGLKGDVLRNIHFNESPVDKYKPINQFNDCLYSAKDHNKELGYLNTTISSENYKDFELWQQYDDAQDNFCVKESSPGEYVNLLLNPERYTGYKGPSAHRIWRSIYMENCFRPENSPHNFIQSSKINGMCLEKRVFYRVISGLHASINIHLCAKYLLSPKDSLAIVPTGQWGPNLQEFQNRFSPETTGSEGPNWLKNLYFTYLLELRALAKAAPYLEREEYYTGNRAHDNDTRLAINDILAVVKSFPEHFNESVMFTGGAEALLLKEQFRQHFRNISRIMDCVGCDKCKLWGKLQTHGLGTALKILFSGKFDRWEPTLNHFNKKTFFLERSEIVALINAFGRLSESIFELDRFRQMLR from the exons ATGAAAATTGAACCCAGTGAAAACATGTTTCGTACTTTAATATTGCTTACTCTACTTTTACCTTCTATTGTGTACTGTAACTATTTTATGACAAACAATGAGAAAAACGATCAGTGCTTTTGTAAG TTGAAAGGATCAATTGATGACTGTAGCTGTAGCGTAGATACAGTGGATTACTTTAATAATATGAAGATTTATCCAAGACTTCAGAGTCTTCTAGTCAGAGATTATTTTCGCTTTTATAAAGTAAATTTAAAACAAGAATGTCCCTTTTGGACTGATGACAGTAAATGTGCTATGAGATATTGTCATGTACAGCCTTGTCAAGAT GAAGATATTCCAGATGGTCTGAAAGGAGATGTACTTAGGAATATTCACTTTAATGAAAGTCCTGTAGATAAATATAAACCTATAAATCAGTTTAATGATTGCCTATACAGTGCTAAAGATCATAATAAGGAACTTGGTTATTTAAACACAACAATTAG ctCAGAAAATTACAAAGATTTTGAACTATGGCAACAGTATGATGATGCTCAAGATAATTTCTGTGTGAAAGAGTCAAGTCCTGGAGAATATGTAAACCTTTTACTTAATCCTGAAAGGTATACAGGCTATAAAGGACCTAGTGCACACAGAATATGGCGCAGTATTTACATGGAAAATTGTTTCAG ACCTGAAAATTCACCACATAATTTCATTCAGTCTTCAAAAATAAATG GAATGTGTTTGGaaaaaagagtattttatcgCGTTATATCAGGTCTTCATGCCAGTATTAATATTCACTTATGTGCAAAGTATTTACTATCTCCAAAAGATAGTTTAGCAATAGTACCTACTGGCCAGTGGGGTCCTAATTTACAAGAGTTTCAGAACAGATTTTCTCCAGAAACAACTGGAAGTGAAGGTCCAAACtggttaaaaaatttatattttacttaTCTACTTGAATTAAGAGCCTTGGCTAAAGCTGCACCATATTTAGAAAGAGAAGAATATTATACTGGTAACAGAGCACACGATAACGATACTCGCTTAGCAATAAATGATATTCTAGCTGTTGTTAA atcATTTCCAGAACATTTTAATGAAAGCGTTATGTTTACTGGCGGAGCGGAAGCTCTGTTGTTAAAAGAACAATTTAGACAAcattttagaaatatatctcGTATTATGGATTGTGTAGGGTGCGACAAATGTAAACTTTGGGGAAAGCTTCAAACGCATGGTTTGGGTACagcattaaaaattttgttctcGGGAAAATTTGACAGATGGGAACCGACATTAAATCACTTCAACAAGAAGACATTTTTCTTAGAAAGAAGTGAAATCGTTGCTCTTATAAATGCTTTTGGAAG atTGTCGGAAAGTATCTTTGAATTGGATAGATTTAGACAAATGTTGAGATAG
- the LOC143306097 gene encoding D-aspartate oxidase-like, translating to MRVAIIGAGVIGMTSALAVKNSFPLFEVHLFANEFSPDTTGDGSAGLWSPYLLGNTPPERILKWGGATLRWLEKLWKEGLAREAGISLIPVYRCTSDPKGFSDSSWTKLVYGAHRLTAKQLKRLNEENKSNYKDCWMFSTYTSEPVLLLPWLREQFLKAGGKVRRSKIHRFDELIDDGYDLIINCSGLGARELVSDNTVTPIRGQVTRVSASWAMHAYLEDDDDGNYIIPNFNSTVIGGTHQENDFDCTPREEDFKFIHDGCCRIVPALQKCTVIKQWVGLRPGRPEVRLEPEVYKSSTGKEITVLHNYGHGGSGVTLCWGCALDVVDIIRNLKGLKSHL from the exons ATGCGCGTTGCAATAATTGGCGCCGGTGTAATTGGGATGACGAGCGCTTTAGCGGTGAAGAACTCTTTTCCATTGTTCGAGGTGCACTTATTCGCGAACGAATTTTCACCTGACACCACCGGCGACGGAAGTGCTGGACTTTGGAGTCCATACCTCCTTGGAAACACCCCTCCTGAGAGAATACT AAAATGGGGAGGAGCTACGCTCCGGTGGTTGGAAAAATTATGGAAAGAGGGTTTGGCCCGCGAAGCTGGAATCTCCTTGATACCTGTTTATCGTTGTACCAGCGATCCCAAAGGATTTTCCGATTCTAGCTGGACGAAATTGGTATACGGTGCGCACCGATTGACAGCCAAACAGTTGAAGAGATTAAACGAGGAAAACAAGTCGAATTACAA AGACTGTTGGATGTTCTCGACCTACACGAGCGAGCCTGTTCTTTTGTTACCTTGGCTGAGGGAACAATTTTTGAAAGCTGGTGGAAAGGTTCGAAGAAGTAAAATTCATAGATTCGACGAGCTGATCGACGATGGATACGATTTGATAATAAATTGTAGCGGTCTTGGTGCGCGCGAACTCGTTAGCGATAACACGGTTACACCTATCAGGGGGCAAGTTACCAGA GTGTCTGCTTCTTGGGCGATGCACGCATACTTGGAGGACGACGACGATGGAAATTATATAATACCAAA CTTTAATAGTACGGTGATTGGTGGTACGCATCAAGAAAATGATTTCGACTGTACACCACGAGAGGAAGACTTTAAATTCATTCACGATGGATGTTGTCGAATTGTTCCTGCTCTACAG AAATGTACAGTGATAAAACAATGGGTTGGTCTTCGACCAGGGAGACCGGAAGTCCGCCTGGAACCAGAAGTCTACAAATCGTCGACAGGCAAAGAAATCACG GTGTTACACAATTATGGACACGGAGGAAGCGGTGTAACTTTGTGTTGGGGTTGCGCTTTGGATGTCGTGGATATAATACGAAACTTGAAAGGATTAAAATCGCATTTGTAA
- the LOC117608289 gene encoding tubulin polyglutamylase TTLL13 isoform X1: MNVDERNEKHILMVVREFETSDTKKSHPTIGEISSESDSSSEVRSCKTVYRNRCKKIVISDTSSTILPFTEFAKNNRETSTIHKNLADRKDDKDLSFGDTDGESRKDIVDGISSKAKRKRKRRCLTICTSNCKYEVVRRVATRFGMKEVTEDSSWNLYWTDLSVSVERAKDMKRYQKVNHFPGMTEICRKDLLARNLNRMLKLFPKDYNFFPKTWCFPADHGEAMAYAKLRRSKTFIIKPDTGCQGRGIYLTKNLKEVKPTERMICQVYVARPFLVDGYKFDLRIYTLITSCDPLRIYVYNDGLARFATSRYKEPTGHNTSNVFMHLTNYAVNKHSRMYVIDDEIGSKRKISTLNKWLKLKDVNVDDLWRKIDEIIIKTILAAYPILKHSYHTCFPTHDKTYACFELLGFDVLLDWKLKPYLLEVNHSPSFHTDAQIDKDIKEGLLTDTFEMLNLNQCDKKKIIEEDRKRVRDRLLQGINSKDGSTNDSTIGTMKSDKPEDDQHQKQFKWEDDHMGNFRRIYPCSDTEKYQPFYKQTGISVYQDTIASRAREEASRIQKEENEMKIKEQETKRINGKWSDSKLHAESPDAPKKLAIMNDQERSKSALPSKRHTTQANVRKQTHSSTNTSRSFEPEIICESEERERVTSLAQRDFLIKSYGMLEQIYMAMKKNGTLRAVDEKKYGLYGRLGYMDNANKNVNCCRHKCQLHHHPGLDAKYEPWSNHSSQYCLKANFEVTCNEAPVYVRPKIPQKFWLEDLNSNDRSGRITKAHVARTLSNIVRLHTLEKREELNSFKS; this comes from the exons ATGAACGTCGACGAACGGAATGAGAAACATATTTTGATGGTGGTGCGCGAATTCGAAACTAGTGACACGAAGAAGAGCCATCCTACGATCGGCGAGATTAGCAGCGAGTCTGATTCCAGCAGCGAAGTGCGCTCTTGTAAAACTGTGTACAGAAATCGATGTAAGAAGATCGTCATATCCGATACATCGTCCACCATTCTTCCGTTCACCGAATTTGCGAAAAATAATCGCGAAACCAGCACGATCCATAAGAATCTTGCCGATAGAAAAGATGACAAGG ACCTGTCGTTCGGAGATACAGACGGGGAGTCGCGGAAAGACATCGTTGATGGAATTTCGTCGAAagcgaagagaaagagaaagcgaAG ATGTTTGACGATATGCACGAGCAATTGTAAATACGAGGTTGTCAGACGAGTGGCGACTCGTTTCGGAATGAAAGAGGTCACCGAAGATAGCAGCTGGAACTTGTACTGGACCGACTTGAGCGTGAGCGTGGAACGAGCGAAAGACATGAAGAGATACCAAAAGGTGAATCACTTCCCTGGAATGACAGAGATCTGTAGAAAGGATCTGCTCGCTAGGAATTTGAATCGTATGCTCAAGTTATTCCCAAAGGACTATAATTTCTTTCCAAAAACCTGGTGTTTTCCAGCAGA CCACGGTGAAGCGATGGCGTACGCGAAGCTGAGACGATCTAAAACCTTCATCATCAAACCAGACACAGGGTGTCAAGGTCGTGGGATTTATTTGACGAAAAATCTGAAGGAGGTGAAACCAACCGAGCGTATGATCTGTCAAGTTTACGTGGCCAGG CCTTTTCTGGTGGACGGCTACAAATTCGATCTTCGTATCTATACGCTGATTACCTCCTGCGATCCTCTTAGGATTTACGTGTACAACGATGGCCTAGCCAG GTTCGCGACGAGCAGATACAAAGAACCGACCGGTCACAACACATCCAACGTGTTCATGCATTTGACCAACTATGCTGTTAACAAGCACAGTCGAATGTACGTGATCGACGATGAGATTGGTAGCAAAAG GAAAATATCTACTCTGAACAAGTGGCTGAAACTGAAGGACGTAAACGTTGACGATCTATGGCGCAAAATCGACGAGATCATAATAAAAACGATCCTAGCTGCGTACCCTATCCTTAAGCACAGCTATCACACGTGTTTCCCTACGCACGATAAAACGTACGCGTGTTTCGAGTTGCTAGGCTTCGACGTGTTGCTCGATTGGAAACTGAAGCCGTATCTTTTAGAG GTTAATCATTCGCCGAGTTTTCACACGGATGCGCAAATCGACAAAGACATAAAGGAGGGACTGTTGACGGACACCTTCGAGATGTTGAACTTGAATCAATGCGACAAGAAAAAGATCATCGAGGAGGATAGGAAACGCGTTAGGGACAGATTGCTTCAAGGAATAAATTCCAAGGATGGCAG TACGAACGATTCGACGATCGGCACGATGAAATCAGATAAACCGGAAGATGATCAGCACCAAAAGCAATTCAAATGGGAAGACGATCACATGGGCAATTTCCGTAGAATCTATCCGTGTTCCGACACTGAAAAGTATCAACCGTTCTACAAGCAAACTGGCATTTCCGTATATCAAGATACGATCGCGTCGAGGGCACGAGAAGAGGCATCGAGAATTCAAAAGGAAGAAAACGAG ATGAAAATCAAAGAACAAGAGACTAAAAGGATCAATGGAAAATGGAGCGATTCGAAACTGCACGCGGAGAGTCCAGACGCCCCAAAGAAATTGGCCATTATGAACGATCAAGAAAGAAGTAAATCCGCGTTACCGTCGAAAAGACATACAACCCAGGCGAAC GTGAGGAAGCAAACTCATTCATCCACGAATACCTCGCGCTCCTTCGAGCCAGAGATCATCTGCGAATCGGAGGAAAGGGAACGAGTCACCTCGTTGGCTCAACGTGACTTCTTGATCAAGAGTTACGGGATGTTGGAACAGATTTACATGGCGATGAAGAAGAACGGGACATTGCGTGCCGTTGACGAGAAGAAGTACGGATTGTACGGGAGACTTGGTTACATGGACAACGCGAACAAAAATGTCAACTGTTGTAGACACAAGTGTCAACTTCACCATCATCCTGGGCTAGACGCGAAATACGAACCGTGGTCGAATCATTCGTCGCAGTATTGCCTGAAAGCAA ATTTCGAAGTAACGTGTAACGAGGCGCCTGTTTACGTTCGACCAAAGATACCGCAGAAATTTTGGCTCGAAGACTTGAATTCGAATGATCGAAGCGGTCGAATCACGAAAGCACACGTGGCTCGCACTTTGTCGAACATTGTGCGTTTACATACGCTCGAGAAACGTGAAGAACTTAATTCGTTCAAATCGTAG
- the LOC117608289 gene encoding tubulin polyglutamylase TTLL13 isoform X2 encodes MNVDERNEKHILMVVREFETSDTKKSHPTIGEISSESDSSSEVRSCKTVYRNRCKKIVISDTSSTILPFTEFAKNNRETSTIHKNLADRKDDKDLSFGDTDGESRKDIVDGISSKAKRKRKRRCLTICTSNCKYEVVRRVATRFGMKEVTEDSSWNLYWTDLSVSVERAKDMKRYQKVNHFPGMTEICRKDLLARNLNRMLKLFPKDYNFFPKTWCFPADHGEAMAYAKLRRSKTFIIKPDTGCQGRGIYLTKNLKEVKPTERMICQVYVARPFLVDGYKFDLRIYTLITSCDPLRIYVYNDGLARFATSRYKEPTGHNTSNVFMHLTNYAVNKHSRMYVIDDEIGSKRKISTLNKWLKLKDVNVDDLWRKIDEIIIKTILAAYPILKHSYHTCFPTHDKTYACFELLGFDVLLDWKLKPYLLEVNHSPSFHTDAQIDKDIKEGLLTDTFEMLNLNQCDKKKIIEEDRKRVRDRLLQGINSKDGSTNDSTIGTMKSDKPEDDQHQKQFKWEDDHMGNFRRIYPCSDTEKYQPFYKQTGISVYQDTIASRAREEASRIQKEENEMKIKEQETKRINGKWSDSKLHAESPDAPKKLAIMNDQERSKSALPSKRHTTQANVRKQTHSSTNTSRSFEPEIICESEERERVTSLAQRDFLIKSYGMLEQIYMAMKKNGTLRAVDEKKYGLYGRLGYMDNANKNVNCCRHKCQLHHHPGLDAKYEPWSNHSSQYCLKISK; translated from the exons ATGAACGTCGACGAACGGAATGAGAAACATATTTTGATGGTGGTGCGCGAATTCGAAACTAGTGACACGAAGAAGAGCCATCCTACGATCGGCGAGATTAGCAGCGAGTCTGATTCCAGCAGCGAAGTGCGCTCTTGTAAAACTGTGTACAGAAATCGATGTAAGAAGATCGTCATATCCGATACATCGTCCACCATTCTTCCGTTCACCGAATTTGCGAAAAATAATCGCGAAACCAGCACGATCCATAAGAATCTTGCCGATAGAAAAGATGACAAGG ACCTGTCGTTCGGAGATACAGACGGGGAGTCGCGGAAAGACATCGTTGATGGAATTTCGTCGAAagcgaagagaaagagaaagcgaAG ATGTTTGACGATATGCACGAGCAATTGTAAATACGAGGTTGTCAGACGAGTGGCGACTCGTTTCGGAATGAAAGAGGTCACCGAAGATAGCAGCTGGAACTTGTACTGGACCGACTTGAGCGTGAGCGTGGAACGAGCGAAAGACATGAAGAGATACCAAAAGGTGAATCACTTCCCTGGAATGACAGAGATCTGTAGAAAGGATCTGCTCGCTAGGAATTTGAATCGTATGCTCAAGTTATTCCCAAAGGACTATAATTTCTTTCCAAAAACCTGGTGTTTTCCAGCAGA CCACGGTGAAGCGATGGCGTACGCGAAGCTGAGACGATCTAAAACCTTCATCATCAAACCAGACACAGGGTGTCAAGGTCGTGGGATTTATTTGACGAAAAATCTGAAGGAGGTGAAACCAACCGAGCGTATGATCTGTCAAGTTTACGTGGCCAGG CCTTTTCTGGTGGACGGCTACAAATTCGATCTTCGTATCTATACGCTGATTACCTCCTGCGATCCTCTTAGGATTTACGTGTACAACGATGGCCTAGCCAG GTTCGCGACGAGCAGATACAAAGAACCGACCGGTCACAACACATCCAACGTGTTCATGCATTTGACCAACTATGCTGTTAACAAGCACAGTCGAATGTACGTGATCGACGATGAGATTGGTAGCAAAAG GAAAATATCTACTCTGAACAAGTGGCTGAAACTGAAGGACGTAAACGTTGACGATCTATGGCGCAAAATCGACGAGATCATAATAAAAACGATCCTAGCTGCGTACCCTATCCTTAAGCACAGCTATCACACGTGTTTCCCTACGCACGATAAAACGTACGCGTGTTTCGAGTTGCTAGGCTTCGACGTGTTGCTCGATTGGAAACTGAAGCCGTATCTTTTAGAG GTTAATCATTCGCCGAGTTTTCACACGGATGCGCAAATCGACAAAGACATAAAGGAGGGACTGTTGACGGACACCTTCGAGATGTTGAACTTGAATCAATGCGACAAGAAAAAGATCATCGAGGAGGATAGGAAACGCGTTAGGGACAGATTGCTTCAAGGAATAAATTCCAAGGATGGCAG TACGAACGATTCGACGATCGGCACGATGAAATCAGATAAACCGGAAGATGATCAGCACCAAAAGCAATTCAAATGGGAAGACGATCACATGGGCAATTTCCGTAGAATCTATCCGTGTTCCGACACTGAAAAGTATCAACCGTTCTACAAGCAAACTGGCATTTCCGTATATCAAGATACGATCGCGTCGAGGGCACGAGAAGAGGCATCGAGAATTCAAAAGGAAGAAAACGAG ATGAAAATCAAAGAACAAGAGACTAAAAGGATCAATGGAAAATGGAGCGATTCGAAACTGCACGCGGAGAGTCCAGACGCCCCAAAGAAATTGGCCATTATGAACGATCAAGAAAGAAGTAAATCCGCGTTACCGTCGAAAAGACATACAACCCAGGCGAAC GTGAGGAAGCAAACTCATTCATCCACGAATACCTCGCGCTCCTTCGAGCCAGAGATCATCTGCGAATCGGAGGAAAGGGAACGAGTCACCTCGTTGGCTCAACGTGACTTCTTGATCAAGAGTTACGGGATGTTGGAACAGATTTACATGGCGATGAAGAAGAACGGGACATTGCGTGCCGTTGACGAGAAGAAGTACGGATTGTACGGGAGACTTGGTTACATGGACAACGCGAACAAAAATGTCAACTGTTGTAGACACAAGTGTCAACTTCACCATCATCCTGGGCTAGACGCGAAATACGAACCGTGGTCGAATCATTCGTCGCAGTATTGCCTGAAA ATTTCGAAGTAA